In Listeria monocytogenes, the following proteins share a genomic window:
- the grpE gene encoding nucleotide exchange factor GrpE: MSEKKNKKEKLADEIEQEELNILDETEETVEEEAAADTLTEEQAKILELENKLDEVENRYLRMQADFENVKKRHIADRDASQKYRSQSLAQDLLPALDSFEKALATTSDQEEVKQILKGMEMVYNQILVAFEKEGIEVIPAVGEQFDPNFHQAVMQDSDENAGSNEITAELQKGYKLKDRVIRPSMVKVNQ, encoded by the coding sequence GTGTCTGAGAAAAAGAACAAAAAAGAAAAACTAGCTGATGAAATCGAACAAGAAGAATTAAACATTCTAGATGAAACAGAAGAGACTGTTGAAGAAGAGGCTGCGGCTGACACTTTAACAGAAGAACAAGCCAAAATTTTAGAGCTTGAAAACAAACTAGATGAAGTAGAAAATCGCTACCTTCGTATGCAAGCGGACTTCGAAAATGTGAAGAAAAGACATATCGCAGACCGTGATGCTAGTCAGAAATACCGTTCGCAAAGCCTAGCGCAAGATTTACTTCCTGCACTAGATAGTTTTGAAAAAGCACTTGCAACGACTTCTGATCAAGAAGAAGTGAAACAAATTTTAAAAGGAATGGAAATGGTATACAACCAAATCCTTGTTGCTTTTGAAAAAGAAGGTATTGAAGTTATTCCGGCTGTCGGCGAACAATTTGACCCGAATTTCCATCAAGCCGTTATGCAAGATAGTGATGAAAATGCAGGCAGCAATGAAATCACTGCGGAACTTCAAAAAGGTTATAAACTTAAAGACCGGGTTATACGCCCATCTATGGTAAAAGTAAATCAATAA
- the hrcA gene encoding heat-inducible transcriptional repressor HrcA, which translates to MLTERQLLIFRAIIDHFTWTIQPVGSKNLLKEKGLPYSSATIRNEMGVLEEYGFIEKTHSSSGRVPSEKGYRFYVDYLLQPKKLDKSDRQMIRSFFSENYYEMEGLIQNSALMLSDLTNYTSILLGPEATKNHLSGFRFVPINNFQAMLILITDQGHVDNHLVTIPEGTTLSDIERMVNILNERLVGLSLDDLKVQIPMEVKELLGKHVRNYESFMHVFSDSFAQASQQKVYFGGKTNILNQPEFHDINKVREMLHLMEEEQDVYELFRDIPDGLQVKIGRENNNSLMEDCSIITATYNIAGERVGGIVLLGPTRMEYSRMMGLVDVMSRDLTDVLTKLYRDNQN; encoded by the coding sequence ATGTTAACAGAAAGACAACTTTTGATTTTCCGTGCCATCATCGATCATTTCACTTGGACTATTCAGCCGGTTGGATCAAAAAATTTGCTGAAAGAAAAAGGTTTGCCTTATAGTTCCGCGACTATCCGTAATGAAATGGGCGTTCTCGAAGAATACGGCTTTATTGAAAAGACGCATTCCTCATCGGGGCGCGTCCCATCAGAGAAGGGATATCGCTTCTATGTCGATTATTTACTCCAGCCCAAAAAGCTAGATAAATCCGACAGGCAAATGATTCGTTCCTTCTTTTCAGAGAACTATTACGAAATGGAAGGACTTATCCAGAATTCAGCATTAATGTTATCCGATTTAACCAATTACACGTCCATCTTGCTTGGTCCTGAAGCGACGAAAAACCATTTAAGTGGCTTTAGATTTGTACCAATAAATAATTTTCAGGCAATGCTCATTTTAATTACCGATCAAGGGCATGTTGATAACCATCTGGTGACAATACCTGAGGGCACAACGCTCTCCGATATTGAACGAATGGTCAACATTCTAAATGAACGGCTAGTAGGACTTTCGCTTGATGATTTAAAAGTACAAATACCAATGGAAGTAAAAGAACTACTTGGAAAACATGTTAGAAACTATGAAAGCTTCATGCATGTATTTTCCGATTCTTTTGCTCAAGCAAGTCAACAAAAAGTGTATTTTGGCGGAAAAACGAATATTTTAAATCAACCGGAATTTCATGACATTAATAAAGTCCGTGAGATGCTTCATTTGATGGAAGAAGAACAAGATGTGTATGAATTGTTTAGGGATATTCCCGATGGTCTTCAAGTGAAAATAGGCCGAGAAAACAATAATAGTCTAATGGAAGATTGTAGTATCATTACAGCAACATATAATATTGCTGGCGAACGCGTTGGCGGTATTGTACTCCTAGGACCCACAAGAATGGAATATAGCAGAATGATGGGACTTGTTGATGTGATGAGCCGAGATTTAACCGATGTGTTAACCAAACTTTATCGTGATAACCAAAATTAG
- the hemW gene encoding radical SAM family heme chaperone HemW translates to MINTNHSSNESSAVYIHIPFCEHICYYCDFNKVFLEGQPVDEYVDLLIKEMELTAAKGPIAPVDTVFVGGGTPTTLNEAQIARLCTAIHNILPLKKDIEFSFEANPGDLSLSKLQAMQDHGVNRISMGVQSFNNELLKKIGRIHTVKDVYQSVENMRKIGFENVSIDLIFSLPGQTEADFQDTLKQALDLDLPHYSAYSLIIEPKTIFYNLMQKGKLFLPGQDAEANMYDLLLNEMEKHGRKQYEISNFAKEGFQSKHNITYWSNEHYYGFGAGAHGYVGNTRYSNFGPIKKYMEPLQKNILPTFQQKELTLKEKMEEEMFLGLRKVDGVNKNHFKQKFGQDLDTTFANAIQKTTAKGWLENNEENVALTRNGRFLGNNVFQEFL, encoded by the coding sequence ATGATAAATACGAACCATTCGAGTAATGAAAGTTCCGCGGTATATATCCATATTCCGTTTTGCGAACATATTTGCTATTACTGCGATTTTAATAAAGTATTCTTAGAAGGACAACCTGTCGACGAATACGTAGATTTACTAATTAAAGAAATGGAATTAACTGCTGCAAAAGGTCCAATAGCGCCAGTCGACACTGTATTTGTTGGCGGGGGAACGCCTACAACCCTGAACGAAGCGCAAATTGCGAGACTTTGCACAGCCATCCATAACATTCTACCGCTCAAAAAAGATATCGAATTTTCCTTTGAAGCCAACCCAGGAGATCTTTCGCTATCTAAACTACAAGCCATGCAAGATCACGGTGTTAATCGTATTAGCATGGGCGTTCAAAGCTTCAACAATGAGCTTCTCAAAAAAATCGGTCGCATACACACCGTAAAAGATGTTTATCAATCCGTCGAAAATATGCGCAAAATCGGATTTGAAAATGTAAGTATTGATTTAATCTTTAGCTTGCCTGGTCAAACAGAAGCGGATTTCCAAGATACATTAAAACAAGCGCTTGACCTTGATTTACCGCATTACTCCGCCTATTCATTAATCATCGAACCAAAAACGATTTTTTATAACCTTATGCAAAAAGGAAAGCTTTTCTTACCTGGTCAAGATGCCGAGGCAAATATGTACGATTTACTTCTCAACGAAATGGAAAAGCACGGTCGTAAACAATATGAAATTAGTAATTTTGCTAAAGAAGGATTTCAGAGTAAACACAATATTACTTACTGGAGCAATGAACATTACTACGGATTTGGCGCCGGAGCACATGGATATGTCGGCAACACCCGTTATAGCAATTTCGGACCAATCAAAAAATACATGGAACCACTCCAAAAAAATATACTCCCAACTTTCCAACAAAAAGAGCTTACTTTAAAAGAAAAAATGGAAGAAGAAATGTTTTTAGGGCTTAGAAAAGTGGACGGTGTAAATAAAAACCATTTCAAGCAAAAATTCGGTCAAGATTTAGATACAACATTTGCGAATGCGATTCAAAAAACAACTGCAAAAGGCTGGCTTGAAAATAACGAAGAAAATGTGGCACTTACAAGAAACGGAAGATTTTTAGGAAATAATGTTTTTCAAGAATTTCTCTAA
- a CDS encoding aldehyde reductase has protein sequence MKNNVLVTGGTGFLGMHIIFQLLQQGYQVKTTVRSLKSKDKVIEILQNNGITDFTHLSFVELDLSKDEGWKEAMLDCEYVLSVASPVFFGKFKNEEELIRPAIEGITRILQAAKEAKVKRVVMTSNFGAVGFSNADKNSITTEAYWTDELAKGLSAYEKSKLIAEKEAWKFMENETELEFATINPVAIFGPSQSSHVSGSFDLLKNLLNGSMKRVINIPLNVVDARDVADLHIRAMITPEANGERFIASADGEISMADIAHLLQRERPELVDKMPKKTLPNAAIRAAAIFSKHAKEGELMINMNRQISNSKARDVLGWQPISTKEEAVLAAVDSLAKYGLLD, from the coding sequence ATGAAAAACAATGTATTAGTAACAGGCGGAACTGGATTTTTAGGAATGCATATTATCTTTCAATTATTGCAACAAGGCTATCAGGTCAAAACAACCGTACGCTCTTTAAAAAGCAAAGATAAAGTAATTGAAATATTGCAAAATAATGGAATAACGGATTTTACGCATTTGTCTTTTGTCGAACTTGATTTATCCAAAGATGAAGGTTGGAAAGAAGCAATGCTCGATTGTGAATATGTGCTAAGTGTCGCATCTCCAGTATTTTTCGGCAAATTTAAAAATGAAGAAGAATTAATACGCCCAGCAATAGAAGGTATTACAAGAATTTTACAGGCCGCAAAAGAGGCAAAAGTAAAACGAGTAGTTATGACTTCGAATTTTGGCGCTGTTGGTTTTAGCAACGCGGATAAAAATAGCATTACAACAGAAGCGTATTGGACCGATGAACTCGCTAAGGGTTTATCAGCATATGAAAAATCTAAACTAATCGCAGAAAAAGAAGCTTGGAAATTCATGGAAAATGAAACAGAATTGGAATTTGCTACCATCAATCCGGTTGCCATTTTTGGTCCATCACAAAGCAGTCATGTCTCCGGAAGCTTTGACTTATTAAAAAATCTGTTAAATGGTTCTATGAAACGTGTTATAAATATTCCATTAAACGTAGTAGATGCAAGAGATGTTGCCGATTTACATATTCGAGCAATGATTACCCCTGAAGCAAACGGAGAACGTTTTATTGCTTCTGCTGACGGAGAAATTAGTATGGCAGATATCGCACATTTGCTTCAACGAGAACGTCCCGAACTAGTAGATAAAATGCCGAAAAAAACATTACCAAATGCCGCTATAAGAGCAGCAGCTATATTTAGTAAACACGCCAAAGAAGGCGAATTGATGATTAATATGAATCGGCAAATAAGCAATTCAAAAGCGAGAGATGTTTTAGGATGGCAGCCGATTTCGACAAAAGAAGAAGCTGTTCTTGCTGCAGTGGATAGTTTGGCAAAGTATGGTTTATTAGATTAA
- a CDS encoding MerR family transcriptional regulator, whose translation MTYSIKEVSKIFNLSIYTLRYYDKQGLLPFVSKNQSGYREFTESDLNLIHTICCLKNTGMPLKQIRTYIDFCMEGPVSIEARKQLLLDHRAAVLKSLEDLTENLKEVDVKIAKYSSPDAVEIITAERNYVSMEKKKHDLIYPYNI comes from the coding sequence ATGACTTATTCTATTAAAGAAGTATCTAAAATATTTAATTTGTCGATTTATACATTGCGTTACTATGATAAACAAGGTTTATTGCCGTTTGTTTCTAAAAACCAATCCGGCTACCGTGAGTTTACGGAATCAGATTTAAATTTAATTCATACGATTTGTTGTTTGAAAAATACGGGAATGCCACTAAAGCAAATCCGCACATATATTGATTTTTGTATGGAAGGCCCCGTTTCTATTGAAGCTCGTAAACAGTTACTCTTGGATCATCGGGCCGCCGTTTTGAAAAGTTTAGAAGATTTAACGGAAAATCTAAAAGAAGTCGATGTTAAAATAGCGAAATATTCGTCTCCTGATGCGGTAGAAATCATTACTGCCGAGAGAAATTATGTCAGTATGGAAAAGAAAAAGCATGATTTGATTTATCCGTATAATATATAA
- the lepA gene encoding translation elongation factor 4 gives MNKEEMNARQKKIRNFSIIAHIDHGKSTLADRILEQTGALTHREMKNQLLDSMDLERERGITIKLNAVQLKYKAKDGETYIFHLIDTPGHVDFTYEVSRSLAACEGAILVVDAAQGIEAQTLANVYLALDNDLEILPVINKIDLPAADPERVREEIEDVIGLDASDAVLASAKSGIGIEDILEQIVEKVPEPSGDVNKPLKALIFDSVFDAYRGVIANIRIMDGVVKAGDRIKMMSNGKEFEVTEVGVFSPKATPRDELLVGDVGYLTAAIKNVGDTRVGDTITLANNPAEEALDGYRKLNPMVYCGLYPIDSSKYNDLRDALEKLELNDSALQFEAETSQALGFGFRCGFLGLLHMEIIQERIEREFNIDLITTAPSVIYHVNLTDGSNIVVDNPAEMPEPGVIESVEEPYVKATVMVPNDYVGAVMELAQNKRGNFITMEYLDDIRVSIVYEIPLSEIVYDFFDQLKSSTKGYASFDYELIGYKASKLVKMDILLNAEKVDALSFIVHRDFAYERGKIIVEKLKELIPRQQFEVPIQAAIATKIVSRSTIKALRKNVLAKCYGGDVSRKRKLLEKQKEGKKRMKQIGSVEVPQEAFMAILKMDESK, from the coding sequence ATGAACAAAGAAGAAATGAATGCAAGACAAAAGAAAATTAGAAACTTTTCGATTATCGCGCACATAGATCATGGTAAATCTACACTCGCTGATCGGATTTTAGAACAAACGGGTGCTTTGACGCATCGTGAAATGAAAAATCAGCTACTAGATTCGATGGATTTAGAACGTGAACGCGGGATAACCATAAAATTAAATGCTGTACAATTAAAATATAAAGCAAAAGATGGAGAAACATATATCTTCCATCTGATTGATACGCCTGGGCATGTCGATTTCACCTATGAAGTATCAAGAAGTTTAGCTGCATGTGAAGGAGCAATCCTTGTTGTAGATGCTGCGCAAGGAATTGAAGCACAAACGCTCGCTAATGTTTATTTAGCACTAGACAACGATTTAGAAATTTTACCAGTCATTAACAAAATCGATTTACCAGCGGCCGATCCAGAAAGAGTCCGTGAAGAAATTGAAGATGTAATTGGTTTAGATGCTTCTGACGCTGTACTTGCTTCTGCGAAATCTGGTATTGGTATTGAAGACATTCTAGAGCAAATTGTCGAAAAAGTTCCTGAGCCATCTGGTGATGTAAATAAACCACTAAAAGCGCTCATTTTCGACTCTGTTTTTGATGCATATCGCGGTGTTATTGCTAATATACGTATCATGGATGGTGTTGTAAAAGCAGGCGATCGAATTAAAATGATGTCCAATGGCAAAGAATTCGAAGTAACAGAGGTGGGCGTATTCTCACCAAAGGCAACCCCACGTGACGAATTACTTGTTGGTGACGTTGGTTACTTAACAGCTGCGATCAAGAATGTTGGAGATACACGAGTAGGTGATACGATTACACTTGCGAATAATCCAGCAGAAGAAGCGCTGGATGGTTACCGTAAATTAAATCCAATGGTTTATTGTGGTCTATATCCAATTGACTCCTCTAAATATAATGATCTTCGTGATGCTTTAGAAAAATTAGAATTAAATGACTCTGCTTTGCAATTTGAAGCGGAAACTTCTCAAGCATTAGGATTCGGTTTCCGTTGTGGTTTCTTAGGATTACTACATATGGAAATCATTCAAGAGCGAATCGAACGTGAATTTAATATTGATTTAATTACCACTGCTCCAAGTGTTATCTATCATGTGAACTTGACAGATGGTTCCAACATCGTGGTTGATAATCCTGCTGAAATGCCGGAACCTGGTGTTATTGAAAGCGTAGAAGAACCATATGTAAAAGCAACTGTGATGGTTCCAAATGATTATGTTGGTGCAGTGATGGAACTGGCGCAAAACAAACGTGGAAACTTCATTACAATGGAGTACTTAGATGATATCCGCGTAAGTATTGTGTACGAAATTCCATTATCCGAAATCGTATATGACTTTTTCGACCAATTGAAATCATCTACAAAAGGTTATGCATCCTTTGATTATGAATTAATTGGCTACAAAGCTTCCAAACTTGTGAAAATGGATATTCTTTTAAATGCAGAAAAAGTAGATGCACTTAGCTTTATCGTTCACCGTGATTTTGCCTACGAGCGTGGAAAAATCATTGTTGAGAAATTAAAAGAACTTATTCCAAGACAACAGTTTGAAGTGCCTATTCAAGCAGCAATTGCAACGAAAATTGTTTCTCGTTCTACTATTAAAGCACTACGCAAAAACGTACTTGCTAAATGTTATGGTGGGGACGTATCGCGTAAACGAAAACTCTTAGAGAAACAAAAAGAAGGTAAAAAACGAATGAAACAAATCGGTTCTGTGGAAGTACCGCAAGAAGCCTTCATGGCAATCTTGAAAATGGACGAATCCAAATAA
- the rpsT gene encoding 30S ribosomal protein S20, translating into MPNIKSAIKRVKTAETRNSRNASQRSAMRTAIKKFDEAAANNADNAKDLYVEASKKLDSAVSKGLIHKNNAARNKSRLAAKLAK; encoded by the coding sequence ATGCCAAATATTAAATCTGCAATTAAACGTGTAAAAACTGCTGAAACTCGCAACAGCCGTAATGCATCTCAACGTTCTGCAATGCGTACTGCTATCAAAAAATTTGACGAAGCAGCTGCAAACAACGCGGACAACGCGAAAGATCTTTACGTAGAAGCATCGAAAAAATTAGATAGCGCTGTGAGCAAAGGATTGATTCACAAAAACAATGCTGCTCGCAACAAATCTCGCTTAGCTGCTAAATTAGCTAAATAA
- the holA gene encoding DNA polymerase III subunit delta: protein MLPEWKQIRSKKITPVYLIIGTEDYIINETKQLLIDNILEGEEVEFNYANLDLEEMPIEVVVQEAESMPFFGDKRLVMANNPLFLTTEKSKNKVEHDTAKLEAYLNEPVDYSVLCFVARVEKLDERKKLTKLLKKTATVIEAKRPNENELKKWIEAKLSENNMQMSQEAITRLIELTSGQLTTAMNELQKLMLYCFDSKEITIQDVESLVVRSLEQNIFLLLDKMIAMDIGGALRIYYDLLKQKEEPIKILALISSQFRLLNQLKVLEQQGYSQQQAATKLKVHPFRVKLASKQAKNFTELQLNQALKRLAEIDLEMKTGFGDKEQKLEWFLFELQDNRQKRV, encoded by the coding sequence ATGCTGCCAGAATGGAAACAGATACGCTCCAAAAAAATAACGCCGGTGTATTTAATCATCGGTACAGAAGATTATATTATTAATGAAACGAAACAACTTTTAATAGATAATATTTTGGAAGGCGAAGAAGTAGAATTTAACTATGCCAATTTAGATTTAGAAGAAATGCCTATAGAAGTGGTCGTTCAAGAAGCAGAAAGTATGCCTTTTTTCGGTGATAAACGTTTAGTAATGGCTAATAATCCACTTTTTTTAACAACGGAAAAAAGTAAAAACAAAGTGGAACATGATACTGCAAAATTAGAGGCTTATCTCAATGAACCAGTTGATTATTCAGTATTATGCTTTGTAGCACGGGTAGAAAAGTTAGATGAGCGTAAAAAGCTTACTAAGTTACTCAAGAAAACAGCTACCGTTATAGAAGCTAAACGACCTAATGAGAATGAGTTGAAAAAATGGATTGAAGCAAAATTAAGCGAGAACAATATGCAAATGTCACAAGAGGCTATTACTCGACTGATAGAATTAACTAGTGGTCAGTTAACTACGGCCATGAATGAACTGCAAAAATTAATGCTCTATTGTTTCGATTCAAAAGAAATTACCATTCAAGATGTAGAGTCTTTAGTTGTCCGCTCACTAGAACAAAATATTTTCTTGTTGCTTGATAAGATGATTGCGATGGATATTGGTGGGGCGCTTCGGATTTATTACGACTTATTAAAACAAAAAGAAGAGCCTATTAAGATACTGGCATTAATTTCTAGTCAATTCAGGTTGTTAAACCAATTAAAGGTTTTAGAACAACAAGGTTACTCCCAACAACAAGCTGCGACTAAACTAAAAGTGCATCCATTCCGTGTTAAGTTAGCATCAAAACAAGCGAAGAATTTCACGGAATTACAATTAAATCAAGCTTTAAAACGATTAGCTGAAATCGACTTGGAAATGAAAACTGGCTTTGGTGATAAAGAACAGAAACTCGAATGGTTCTTATTCGAATTACAGGATAATCGGCAAAAGAGAGTATAA
- a CDS encoding DNA internalization-related competence protein ComEC/Rec2 produces the protein MIVLAIICVNFTSSIVPICISLLGLIAFIKKSKIILLFVLIYLLTYSFLFVVEKSNASSYTATEYSGNCQIIDNLKIDGDSFQAFVRCEKEKFQLSYKITTEEEQQKLKRLHYGQFISVSANVEIPSVNRNQNQFNYQSYLKNQNVHYILRVSNLTITNQFSPSFLMRLQNIRLKIITHLTEKISPTISPYCLALISGEKSGFSPEMYEVYQQMGVVHLLAISGLHVNLLIGAIYFLLLKFGITRERAITCLLVFLPFYVIFTGANPPVIRAATMTALLLLSEKYTTKWSSFSAICLSFILFFLLQPYVVKEVGFQLSYAVSFGIILSSRQILTKQQNAFTKSLAISFISTIMSSVVMMYHFYSFSWVGIFFNLIYVPIFTMIILPGCLTVFVLSFFPTEIFHFPEVVLTFFIQLVEKLTYIFAKIPHQTIVTGRPNTVILVLIIITIIFFFSQWQKKKFPFGIFICFCFLCYLASFNFSGKVSFIDVGQGDSILIQLPYNQGNYLIDTGGQLPFEKEAWAKKRKPFTIGGSTLTPVLKSKGINSLDKVIITHSDADHMEGLDDLQKNITINELIYAKGAENKPIMKEALAAMPKVKQTIILAGAKWQIGENSFECLYPDKAGEGGNDDSIVLKAVLDGKIWLFTGDLEANGEKGISEQPIKADILKVGHHGSKTSSSKEFIQKVKPTFAVISCGLNNRFGHPHAETINTLETAGVTILRTDIQGEIIYTFGKGFEATLK, from the coding sequence ATTATTGTTTTAGCTATTATTTGTGTGAATTTTACAAGCTCTATCGTTCCCATATGTATTTCTTTGCTCGGTTTAATCGCTTTTATTAAAAAATCCAAAATTATTCTTCTTTTTGTCCTCATTTATCTTCTAACCTATAGTTTTTTGTTTGTAGTAGAAAAATCCAATGCTTCCTCTTATACAGCAACTGAATATAGCGGAAACTGTCAAATTATAGATAATTTAAAAATCGATGGAGATAGTTTTCAAGCTTTTGTGCGCTGCGAAAAAGAAAAATTCCAATTGAGTTATAAAATTACAACGGAAGAGGAACAACAAAAACTAAAAAGGCTCCATTATGGACAGTTTATTTCTGTTTCTGCAAATGTAGAAATACCTTCCGTCAACCGCAATCAAAATCAATTCAATTACCAATCTTATTTAAAGAACCAAAATGTACACTATATACTTCGAGTAAGTAATCTTACTATTACCAATCAATTCTCACCATCCTTCCTAATGAGACTTCAAAATATACGTTTGAAAATAATTACCCATTTAACCGAAAAAATATCTCCAACTATTTCGCCTTATTGTCTCGCATTAATTAGTGGAGAAAAAAGCGGTTTTTCCCCCGAAATGTATGAAGTTTATCAACAAATGGGTGTTGTTCATTTGCTAGCTATCTCTGGACTTCACGTGAATTTATTAATAGGGGCAATATATTTTCTCCTACTAAAATTCGGTATTACACGGGAGCGAGCCATCACTTGTCTACTTGTTTTCTTACCATTTTACGTTATCTTTACAGGAGCAAATCCGCCAGTTATACGAGCTGCTACAATGACAGCATTACTATTATTGTCAGAAAAATATACTACTAAATGGAGTTCGTTTTCTGCCATTTGTTTGTCTTTTATTCTGTTTTTCCTCTTGCAACCGTATGTGGTTAAAGAAGTGGGTTTTCAACTATCTTATGCAGTATCGTTTGGAATTATTTTATCGTCAAGACAAATACTAACCAAACAGCAGAACGCATTTACTAAGTCACTTGCTATTTCCTTCATTTCAACCATTATGTCTTCCGTTGTTATGATGTATCATTTTTATTCATTTTCATGGGTAGGAATATTCTTTAATTTAATTTATGTGCCTATTTTCACGATGATCATTTTGCCAGGTTGCCTAACTGTGTTTGTGCTGTCCTTTTTTCCAACAGAAATATTTCATTTTCCTGAAGTAGTGCTTACATTCTTTATACAATTGGTAGAAAAGCTAACCTACATTTTTGCCAAGATTCCGCATCAGACTATTGTAACAGGAAGGCCAAACACCGTTATACTAGTGCTAATCATTATAACTATCATCTTCTTTTTCAGCCAGTGGCAAAAGAAAAAATTTCCTTTTGGGATATTCATTTGTTTTTGTTTCTTATGTTATTTAGCTAGTTTTAATTTTAGCGGAAAAGTTAGTTTTATTGATGTGGGACAAGGAGATAGCATTTTAATTCAACTACCCTACAATCAGGGAAATTATTTAATAGATACTGGAGGCCAACTTCCATTTGAAAAAGAAGCATGGGCTAAGAAAAGAAAACCATTTACTATAGGCGGAAGTACACTTACCCCAGTGTTAAAATCAAAAGGAATTAATAGCTTAGATAAAGTAATTATTACACATAGTGATGCTGACCACATGGAAGGGCTTGATGATTTACAGAAAAACATTACTATTAACGAACTTATTTATGCTAAAGGAGCAGAAAACAAACCCATCATGAAAGAAGCTCTCGCTGCGATGCCAAAAGTGAAACAGACAATTATTTTGGCCGGGGCCAAGTGGCAAATTGGCGAAAACAGTTTCGAATGCCTATATCCAGATAAAGCAGGAGAAGGAGGAAATGATGACTCTATTGTATTAAAGGCAGTATTAGATGGTAAAATATGGCTTTTTACTGGTGATTTAGAGGCGAACGGAGAAAAGGGCATATCAGAACAACCTATCAAAGCAGATATTTTGAAAGTAGGGCATCATGGTAGCAAGACCTCCAGTTCCAAAGAATTTATTCAAAAAGTGAAACCGACTTTTGCAGTTATTTCATGCGGGTTAAACAATCGCTTTGGTCATCCACACGCAGAAACTATCAATACGCTAGAAACGGCAGGAGTAACAATTTTACGAACAGATATACAAGGTGAAATAATTTATACTTTTGGAAAAGGCTTTGAAGCGACTTTGAAATAA
- a CDS encoding ComE operon protein 2 has protein sequence MQRIAWDQFFMAQSHLISSRSTCTRLMVGATIVRDKRIIAGGYNGSIAGGDHCAEHGCYVVDGHCIRTIHAEMNAILQCAKFGATTDKAELYVTHFPCLACTKSIIQAGIKKVYFAKDYKNHPYALELFNIAGVELQKVEFDESVLQVNNWNGEKMHTLVKEAAVEVNINPEKAEQLYQSISEKLN, from the coding sequence GTGCAAAGAATCGCATGGGATCAGTTTTTTATGGCGCAAAGTCATCTAATATCATCAAGGAGCACGTGTACACGCCTAATGGTAGGTGCGACAATAGTTCGAGATAAACGTATTATTGCGGGCGGTTATAATGGGTCCATCGCTGGTGGCGATCATTGTGCAGAACACGGCTGTTATGTTGTAGACGGTCACTGCATCCGAACAATACATGCAGAGATGAACGCGATCTTGCAATGTGCCAAATTTGGTGCCACGACAGATAAAGCTGAATTATATGTCACACATTTCCCTTGTCTTGCTTGTACGAAATCCATTATTCAAGCAGGCATAAAGAAAGTGTATTTCGCAAAAGACTACAAAAACCATCCGTATGCTCTAGAATTATTTAACATTGCTGGTGTTGAATTACAAAAAGTCGAATTTGATGAATCTGTTCTTCAAGTAAACAATTGGAACGGGGAAAAAATGCATACTTTAGTAAAAGAAGCAGCAGTGGAAGTAAATATTAATCCAGAAAAAGCAGAACAACTTTATCAAAGCATCTCAGAGAAATTAAACTAA